A genomic region of Spea bombifrons isolate aSpeBom1 chromosome 9, aSpeBom1.2.pri, whole genome shotgun sequence contains the following coding sequences:
- the RD3L gene encoding protein RD3-like — MPFFGWMRWPRNESDKAAQGSGSDAVTKTLLGELQWHMGERERLLHEIESEQKVQKTGADYNWLRNEHSLKPSIPVTEQRQLEVLCARIQPAHAGTVLSRFREVLAENDVLPWEIVYIFKQVLKDFLSSLEKENQQVKLMDMWNTNDSVDLALPGESLGSHREEIPTVSSYVDRHTQSLFPTFSNRIWNLPYYYPST, encoded by the exons ATGCCATTCTTTGGGTGGATGAGATGGCCGAGGAACGAGTCCGACAAGGCGGCGCAGGGCTCCGGATCGGACGCCGTCACCAAGACTCTGCTGGGGGAATTGCAGTGGCACATGGGGGAGCGCGAGCGACTGCTGCACGAGATCGAAAGCGAGCAGAAGGTCCAGAAGACCGGCGCGGACTACAACTGGCTACGGAACGAGCACAGCCTGAAGCCGAGCATCCCGGTCACCGAACAGCGGCAGCTGGAAGTCCTGTGCGCTCGGATCCAGCCGGCTCACGCGGGGACCGTGCTCAGCAG ATTTCGGGAGGTTCTGGCAGAAAACGACGTCCTTCCTTGGGAAATCGTATACATATTCAAGCAGGTTTTAAAGGATTTCCTGAGCTCCTTGGAGAAAGAGAACCAGCAGGTGAAGCTCATGGACATGTGGAACACCAACGACTCGGTGGACTTGGCGCTGCCCGGGGAGAGCCTGGGATCGCACAGAGAGGAGATCCCGACCGTCTCCAGCTACGTGGACAGGCATACCCAAAGCCTATTCCCAACGTTCTCCAACAGAATATGGAACCTTCCGTACTACTATCCGTCCACATAG